CCctagtaatttttgttttaccaGGGGtgcccttaaaattttgattgaaaatacttaatgaatttttttaaaattttttttactagggACGTCCGCCCAGGTCGCCCCCATGTAAATCTGCCACTATGGCTAGCCACCTCTAGGGTGGGTCCTCTCTCATTTGGACAGCtgcaaatcattttttttaaaaaaattaattaaatttgatataattaggtgttttagttttattttcttaatatgtACCATACTAAGGTGTCAACTCctcattggtgggcacaaaatggtGGTTTTGTGCACCATCCTCattgaaattattctctttaTATTATACGTAACTTTTCAAATAAGTTGTGTTTGGATCAACTGTTCATTAGGCCAGTGAGAGCTCAGGCTTCCATTCCAGTAGTCTACTATTCTCTTATATCACTGTAACGGTCCAATGAAAATTAGTCTTGTTGGCTGATCCTGTTCACAGGGCCCATTCCAAATATAATAAAAGCTGATTCCAAAACAAGATGTTAAGTATGATAAAGCCCAATTATGATGTCCTTAATCTTATTATCTTAAAgctttttgtgattatttttgCTTCGAGAATATCAAGCTATCTCTATCTTATCTAATAATCTATCGTAAACAAGTATGTTAGTAAAGTTTTGAGGCATCTTTTGTCATTATGGAGTGCTTGGTAAGGTTATAAAATTGCATTTGCATGCGTGAAGTCTCTTATTGGGTAGGTGGTAGGGTCCTCCTGTAGTCTCAATCACTTATCTAAAAGAACATTCCAGTAACTTTTTCTCACCAGAGAGACCACAATAATtggcatttctctttctttccattACACCTTGATTGTCTAGGCATATTCTTATTTTGTGCTCCACGTTGTTAAAATTTAACCAATATTTTAAGATTTCATTTTGCGTggattcaaaaccttttttcaaataatgatataaggagaatTATACACTTTTTagaattatttcaaatttgatgtgattttttttttttgaaaaaattttaatctcATTGAAGAAGGATCATAAGCATAACGCTTTTATATCATAGAGCAAAAagttctgaaaaatcatagccgaaacTATGAGGTTACAAATCATAGACTcttacataaaaattaaacattcaaaacctatctatgacatcaatatccGTTAACCTATGATTACTTTTCAGTTGTAGCACCAGATCTGTTCCAAACAGACTCaactcaatgcataggtagctcatcTTTCTCGCTCTGAAAATaaatcacatccacaacccaaagatcTGGATAATtctcattcaaacaaaaatacagacaataaaaaacagagaaaacctAACCCCAACAGAAAAATAGCCATAAGCACAGATCTGCTCTTGAGAAGACTAGATCTACTCCTCATCGACCCAAAACGGTAGGGAAACTGCATCATTTTTCTCTTAGATCGCTTACGAGAGCAGATCTAAACAGAAAactattattcaaaacaaacaaaacaagcaacatAACCAACAAATCAACAGCGACTGGAGTGGAGGAGATGATGGGCACTGGTTAGCGTTGGCACGTGGTGGAGTGGATGGAGGAGAAAGGAGGCGCAGGACCTTGGAGGGCAGGCGGTAGTGGCTGGAGTTTCTGATTTTTGGCCCAAAaacacctacaaaaacaaagaaaaccaggAAAAAACACATAGAAGGAGAGGGAGGATTAGGAGGggggagaggaggaggaagcCTCCCTCCTAAGCCCAACCACTTTGATgtgatttaacatttaaaatcaccaatcgatcaaaattcaataatgattatttcaaattcaattatgattttaaatgttacatcacatttgagataaGTCTAAAAGGACCCTAATCTTCCTTATAacattacttcttttttttttaataagtgagactcaatgcatgaaatattttaaaaaaacttaacaaaattcTTTGAACTTTCAGGCATTTTGAAATTACTCtcataatgttcaaaaactctcaatttaggatgttgaactttcaatttttttccaaTGTACACCTCCAttaagatttttcattaaatcctcTAAAAATTCCCAaagtacatatatttttttatttatgaaagaAATTGCTAAGgttcatgaataaaaaaaaaaggtactttgAGAATctaacggaaaatcctaacgtaagggtgacattgcaaaaaattgaaaattagatACCATAAATTGAGtgtttttaaacattgtggGACAATGTCAAGACGTGTGGAAGTTCATGAgagttttgtaaagttttttcaaatatttaactaaaattgaGATGAGTTAGGATTCAAATTCATAATcatcatttattctaaaaacttaaatcaataaaaaaataaatttaatcaattaaataatAGGGATTTGAAGGTCTAAAGAAGAAGCATTGAAGCTCGCAGCATGGACACTTCTCAGTTCTCAGCATGGATGGACAGTTTGCAGCATGGACACTAGTCACATTACCCCCACTTTTGGCCAAATGCTTCGATAGCTGGAATACTATTGAATTTCCTAGAATTATCATATAGTATTAATCATGATTGGtatctttattgtttttcataTGCTTCATCCCTATCTCTTATCACGACTTTCATCCCTATCTCTTTTTCGTTGGTTATCACCTCAATcgctcataaaaaaaaaaaaaaaaaaaatttgtaccaaaaatgaaaaaaaaattatttttttagtttattttaaggaCCTCTAAATTCATTTTAATACTACATGTagctaattataaatcaagTAACTCACCTTGATTGATTTtgcattcttttccttttagtattttttttttttgaacgagAATCTTTGCgattttattgataaaaaaattagaaggatAAAGTTCTTACATCACATAGCTTAAAGCTATGAAAAATCACAGCTCCtagctatgaggttacaaagtcttAAATACAATATATATCTTACAATTAAATACTATCTATGACCATAATTTTTTCACTCACCCATGTACAACTGCAATTATGAAAGATATCTGCTTTTGGGTAGACTAGATCTAAAGACATAAGTAGTCATATTCCCAATTCTTATTTTCCGGCCGTGAAAGAAAATCCCTCACATTGATATaaatcctcctcgacccaatgGTCAGGAGCCTAAATCCTTCACCCCATAAATCGCTCATAAGGGCAGATTTAAAGAGAAGAaactttttattcaaaaaacaaaaacataaaatccACCAAACATCATCAGTGGCCGAAGCGAAGGAGATGATGGAAGTTCCAAAGAAGTACACAtacttttctatatatatatatatatatataagggggTGGGGAAGATGAATTAACTCAATTGAGTATGCCCGAATCAAGGTGCcaatttaatgaatttattGAACTGACCCATTTAGGCATGAAGTGGTGGGTCCAGGTTTATAATATATGTTGGGCCTACAAAATAAGGCCTGTTGCCAGTTTTCGACAAACTATGGCCGTCCATTGGGCTGGTTGATTTTGGACTGCGTCACACTTGTTCGTTTACGAACttacaaaattgtaatttgtatCTGACCCATTCACAAGCCCAAGGAGCAAAAGGCCTTTCCAAGGCCCAGGATTCTTTGGTCATTTCAGCATCCCATCCCGCAAAACCCTAGGCTATATCTAACCCTAGAAAATCACACTCTGTCTTTGAACCACTTCCACAGCGCCCCCATACAGACAAGCCTGACGAAACCCTAGCCGCCAAAAATGCCTCCAAAGTTCGACCCCTCTCAGGTCGTGGACGTGTACGTCCGAGTCACCGGTGGCGAGGTGGGCGCGGCGAGTTCGCTCGCCCCGAAGATCGGGCCGCTGGGTCTCTCTCCGAAGAAGATCGGAGAGGACATTGCCAAGGAGACAGCGAAGGACTGGAAGGGCCTGCGCGTGACGGTGAAGCTCACCGTGCAGAACCGTCAGGCCAAGGTCTCGGTGGTCCCCTCCGCCGCGGCGCTCGTCATCAAGGCGCTGAAGGAGCCCGAGCGCGACCGCAAGAAGACGAAGAACATTAAGCACAGCGGCAACATTTCACTCGACGACGTCATCGAGATCGCGAAGGTCATGAGCCCTAGATCCATGGCCAAGGACCTCTCTGGCACCGTCAAGGAGATCCTCGGCACGTGCGTCTCCGTCGGGTGTACGGTCGACGGCAAGGACCCCAAGGATCTGCAGCAGGAGATCGCTGACGGCGACGTCGAGATTCCCCTAGATTGAGAACGAGAGTGAGGCTTTTTAAGCTTACTCTTATCATTTTTGGATcttaaaagttgaaattttatggatttttttttggtttttattatgTCTCCGAAGTTTAGTTTACTTTACAAAGCTTGAATGATATCTCTGGACTAGTGTGGGATGTTTTATTCGAATGAGGAGCTGTAAtgttttttaagttaatttgaTATTGCATTTTccttatgcaaaaaaaaaaaaaaaaaaattcgagtTAATATGCGTTGTTGTTTCAGCTCTGATTCAGTTTATCATAGAATGGGTAATGTGGTTTAATGCTCGTATTTTACTGaaaatattcttatttcttCTCTGAAATCAAGTTTGATGATGGTGAGTCAGAAATGGGGATCAGATATTATCCTGTTTTAAGCTAAAGTTTTTGGAAGCATATTATGATATGGGAAGTTGGATTTCCTTGTGAATCAATCTTAACACTCTTTTAAATTGCATTTCCTTGTTCCATAGTAAATCTGCTCATTAGGGTATTGCAGTATAGTTTCCAAACATGTCATTAAGTGCTAATACCTATTTAGTTCTTGCTTAGGGGTTTAGGTTTCACATGCAGGCCAGTGGGCATCAGTCATAAGTCTTAAGTTCTGTTTGGTGTTCatatcatttttctcttttgatggAACATATATCAATCCTTTTGATTAAGTTATTTACATTTGTAAACAATGTACTAGTATGGTATTTTCCTCTGTAGTTTGAAACAGAAATTATAGTTGAGTAcatctttttcaaatgattCTAGAAAGAAAAGTTCCTAATCGGAGTGTCGAAAAGGGTGTTTAAACATATCGAATGCATGAAAAATAACAACTTAAATCATCTGGTATATTTATTTTCTGAGGTCCATTTTGATTGCATTGCTTGTAATTGAATCTGTTTCCCTTTGCTTTACATGTGCATGTCGTAATGCTGCATATGCCTGATTTGGTTTGGCTTGCAAATCTTCCCTGCTGTTGTTCTCAGGCATTAACAGCAAATTAACTGCAAAATTTGCGATGATGTTTGCCCTGAGAACATTGGTTTGGCAAGATTATTATGATAGCAGGACAATCGTTGAGCTTTTTCTATGGCATTAAAACCCAaaatttcaacctttttttttcccatttttttcttccccaGTTGAGATTCCAATTGGTTCTTCACGTCCTCTTCTCTTCATTGACTCTAGATCAAATCCTCTTCGCTCTTCATTCATGAGCGTCTCTCTTAGATCCATCAGTTCTTAAACCAGACTGATGTTAGGTTGACCGTGTGAGGAAGGTAGGGTTTTTGAGCTCCTTGATCAGCCATAGCAACTTCACATTTTTGTAGACAGTAGATACTTCCAACTTGAATTTCATAACACTAAAACAGCATTGCTAGGAAGAGCATTCACAATTGTTTAGCtagttttcaattcaaaatggctaatcaatatattttgttttttttggctagAATGGGTAATCAATTTCCTAGACTTCATTCATTGgcttatctaattttttttgttattttattaaaataatatttatttttaatattttattcattttaattaagatttcatatccatcaaattaaacaatcattaatccagaattttttttttttttttattcttttttccaattttttatattttacttttctttttgcaGATTTATAGGataaaagtttttctccaaactgggttggaaaaatttctttcaacttagtttataaaagtgacatgtgtccatgaacatgtgagatgtacatgtttttttaatagcatggacaaaattataaattttattaaaaattcatgtgcatctaTCATGTTATTAAGGAGAATgatcttctcaattttatttgaaataaatggaattcatttagttgttttaagagggtatttttgtccaattGAAAAATA
Above is a genomic segment from Corylus avellana chromosome ca9, CavTom2PMs-1.0 containing:
- the LOC132192296 gene encoding large ribosomal subunit protein uL11, which encodes MPPKFDPSQVVDVYVRVTGGEVGAASSLAPKIGPLGLSPKKIGEDIAKETAKDWKGLRVTVKLTVQNRQAKVSVVPSAAALVIKALKEPERDRKKTKNIKHSGNISLDDVIEIAKVMSPRSMAKDLSGTVKEILGTCVSVGCTVDGKDPKDLQQEIADGDVEIPLD